From the Daucus carota subsp. sativus chromosome 8, DH1 v3.0, whole genome shotgun sequence genome, one window contains:
- the LOC108197417 gene encoding putative RING-H2 finger protein ATL21B: MYTYLNTHMSTRIPTTHDHQATQPLISLLHQIMEILTSLSSTLLIILFITHTHTLVLCVETCEPATCSPAGPDIRFPFRLTGRQPRHCGYPGFDLSCNNKSQLLLHLPFAGDFVVTDINYAAHVIYFKPEFCPPNAIQDLSTLLPPFVGGFLREHTFFNCSSNRFFPVAEPFETLECFRGVNSTVVVVESRLFEGASDRRLPESCRNDSATVAIPVGFRWDLPACGKCEFENRTCGFKNEETLELGCAGDSKRGHSTAVKYGIVFGIGLPGFLILAFLTYYARKKIYHRTHIERHYAPSLPTTTIAPQPPAFVTGLDKLTIDSYPMTVLGASKRLPKPSDSTCAICLSEYQPKDTIRTVPACNHYFHSTCIDEWLKLNATCPVCRNSPEGSFGRAATSTSSSSSSSSHFSS, from the exons ATGTACACTTATTTAAATACACACATGTCCACCAGAATACCTACCACTCATGACCACCAAGCTACACAACCTTTAATCTCACTTTTACACCAAATAATGGAGATTCTCACCTCATTATCATCAACCCTTCTCATCATCTTGTTCatcacacacactcacacactcGTATTGTGTGTCGAGACTTGTGAACCGGCCACATGCAGCCCGGCCGGTCCAGATATCCGGTTCCCTTTCCGGCTCACTGGCAGACAACCTAGGCACTGTGGTTACCCAGGTTTTGATCTGTCGTGTAATAACAAAAGTCAGCTTTTATTACATCTGCCGTTTGCAGGCGATTTTGTCGTGACTGATATAAACTACGCGGCgcatgttatttattttaaaccgGAGTTTTGCCCACCGAATGCTATACAAGATTTGAGCACGTTGCTGCCACCTTTTGTGGGCGGTTTTTTGAGGGAGCATACTTTTTTTAACTGCTCGTCGAACCGGTTTTTTCCGGTGGCTGAACCGTTCGAGACGTTGGAGTGTTTTAGGGGGGTGAATTCTACGGTGGTTGTGGTGGAGAGTAGGCTGTTTGAGGGGGCGAGTGATCGGAGATTGCCGGAATCTTGCCGGAATGATAGTGCCACGGTGGCGATCCCGGTCGGGTTTAGGTGGGACCTGCCGGCTTGTGGGAAGTGTGAATTTGAGAACCGGACTTGTGGGTTCAAGAATGAGGAGACTTTGGAACTTGGTTGCGCTGGTGATTCAAAAAGAG GTCATTCAACGGCTGTCAAGTATGGGATTGTATTCGGAATCGGATTGCCTGGATTTTTGATACTTGCATTTCTAACATACTATGCAAGGAAGAAGATCTATCATCGTACTCACATCGAACGACACTATGCACCAAGTCTTCCAACAACAACGATAGCACCACAGCCTCCCGCCTTTGTAACTGGCCTCGACAAGCTTACCATCGACTCTTATCCAATGACGGTGTTGGGGGCCAGCAAAAGACTGCCGAAGCCTAGTGATTCAACTTGTGCAATTTGTCTATCTGAATACCAGCCTAAGGACACAATAAGGACTGTCCCAGCATGTAATCACTATTTTCATTCTACTTGTATAGATGAGTGGCTTAAGCTCAATGCCACATGTCCAGTGTGTCGTAACTCGCCAGAGGGATCATTTGGTAGGGCCGCAACCTCTACTTCCTCATCTTCTTCCTCAAGTTCGCATTTTTCCAGTTAG
- the LOC108196992 gene encoding uncharacterized protein LOC108196992: protein MTDSFDEEAEPTYTIDQFLEGLEEQEMEADMVLGGDDGEECTYPKGYMKRQAIFSCLTCTPDGNAGVCTACSFSCHDGHDVVELWTKRNFRCDCGNSKFGVGFCKISPNKEVENAENLYNHNFRGRYCTCEGLYPDPDLEEQVEMIQCCICEDWFHEEHLGLQSPDEIPRDEEGEPIYEDFICQACSGACSFLSVYPQIILATCKDSAASKNEEGCIVENALPACGSSGELKTGGCVGDSVKAGCTETKPDAEIAVKTLEGYSETNLLLKECTKATNAAVSCIAGVDLFASPPSVTNKPMFLSKNWRALLCRCGNCTAFYTQKGVGFLLDHEDSIVEYEKMAKQKREEKLHQEETSDASFLNGLGHVEKIEILSGISDMKNELLSFMGSRDSSRAVTSDDIHQVFENLRKKRRTD, encoded by the exons ATGACGGACTCGTTCGATGAGGAAGCTGAGCCGACTTACACAATTGATCAGTTTCTCGAGGGCCTCGAAGAGCAAGAAATg GAAGCGGATATGGTTTTGGGGGGTGATGATGGCGAGGAGTGCACTTACCCAAAGGGATATATGAAGAGGCAGGCAATTTTCTCATGCTTGACATGCACACCAGATGGGAATGCTGGGGTTTGCACAGCCTGCTCTTTTTCTTGCCATGACGGCCATGAT GTTGTTGAGTTATGGACCAAGAGAAACTTTAGGTGTGATTGTGGAAATTCTAAATTTGGAGTGGGCTTCTGCAAGATTTCTCCAAACAAAGAGGTTGAAAATGCTGAGAATTTGTACAACCATAACTTCAGAGGTCGGTATTGCACATGCGAGGGCCTGTACCCTGATCCAGATCTTGAGGAGCAAGTTGAGATGATACAGTGTTGTATCTGTGAGGATTGGTTCCATGAGGAACATCTTGGTCTTCAGTCACCTGATGAG ATTCCCAGAGACGAAGAAGGGGAGCCCATCTATGAGGATTTTATCTGCCAGGCATGTTCTGGAGCTTGTTCTTTTTTGTCGGTTTATCCTCAAATCATTTTGGCAACATGTAAGGATTCTGCTGCAAGCAAAAATGAAGAGGGATGCATTGTAGAAAATGCACTTCCAGCTTGTGGATCCTCTGGTGAGCTTAAGACTGGTGGTTGTGTTGGCGATTCTGTCAAAGCAGGCTGTACTGAGACTAAGCCTGATGCTGAAATTGCTGTTAAAACTCTGGAAGGATACTCTGAGACAAATCTGCTACTTAAAGAATGTACTAAAGCTACCAATGCAGCTGTTTCGTGTATCGCTGGAGTTGATTTGTTTGCTTCACCTCCTTCTGTGACGAACAAACCAATGTTTCTCTCTAAGAATTGGAGAGCCTTGCTCTGCCGCTGTGGAAACTGCACAGCCTTCTACACCCAGAAGGGAGTTGGCTTCTTGCTCGACCATGAAGACTCAATAGTGGAATATGAAAAAATGGCCAAGCAGAAGAGGGAAGAGAAGTTGCATCAAGAAGAAACTAGTGATGCCAGCTTTCTCAATGGGCTAGGCCATGTTGAAAAAATTGAGATCTTGAGTGGCATTTCTGACATGAAAAATGAGCTTCTTAGTTTTATG GGGTCCCGTGATTCATCAAGAGCAGTCACATCTGATGATATCCACCAGGTTTTTGAGAATCTCCGCAAGAAGCGAAGGACTGACTGA